CCTATTTCAGGGCCGTGTGCGTTCAGACGGTCGCGCTCGGACTTCCTCTAACATTTGCTGACGATCTGTTCACTGCTGTTCAGGGAAGTTACACGGTCGCACGGGTCAGAGGTGACGCGGCCTTCTTCCAGGCCAGCATTCAGCGCCTGCGTGACCGCACAATGCAGACTATCGGAGCGGTCTAAACCAGCAGTGTTCGCTAGACAGATCCTTATCCTGGGGCGCTCGGTCACGTCCCTGGCGGCCCTGACGCGTGCGGAAGCCCGCCGTGTGGAACTGGTGGTCAAGCGCAGCATGGAAGCGGCCGCATGATCTACTTCCTGGAGACCAATCAGCCGCCCAGCCTGACCGCTGTCACCTCCCGCACCAGCCGCCACCAGACCGATGCGGCAGACCCTCAGACGCTGCAGGGCACCTTGTATCAGCACGTGAAGGCGGTGGGGGCGCGGGGCAGTGGCGACCCCCACGCCCCACTCGTCAGCGTGGCTGCGTACACCGACACCCTGATCGTCCAGGCGTACCACAACGGCACCGATTGGCACTACAGCAGCACGCGGCAAGACGCACGCGGCCCACGATCACCTGCCGGGGGCAGAGGTCATGCACCTCAAAATTAGTATTTCAATGTGAAAAACATCATTTTCACGCCTATCACTCTGCAAGATTAAAAAGACAGTTGTCAGCGATAACTGCTTTGGGATGGCTAAGTTAGCGCAAATATATTATTCTGTCAGCGTGAAGATCACATCAATAGAAGTTAGTGATTTTTGGGGATATCGGTCTCTTCAATTTAAACTGAAAAAAGACGTTAACTTAATTATAGGTAAGAACGGATCAGGCAAGACTCAGCTCTTAAGTCTTATAATAGCTGCTATAAATGTAAATCTTGACAAAATAAAAGATATAAGCTTTAGTAAATTATCTATCAAATACAATAAAGGTAAACAAAGTGGTATTTTAGAGGTAAGTAAGGAAACTTTAGAATTTGAAAGATCAATAAAAAGGGTTAACGGCATTAGAAACAACAGTATAGCAAAGATACCTATTGTAAGGTATTTCCTAGACGGTAAATCATATATAATTCAGGAAAGAGATTCCGCTTATACGATGGGCTTCAGTATTGACCAAGAAACGGAAAATGTTTCCGTTGATCACATGCATGATATATTAGGTAGAGTATTTAAAACCGTATTTCTAAGTGTAAGCAGAAGAAATGACGACATCAAAGTTCGCTTCAACGGCGAAAGGTTTACAGGGCAATCGGTAAGGACAGAGGCAATAGAGCAAAAAATCGGAAACCTACTGGACAGACTTGGTAATAACAGAGTGAGATTAGCTAATTTAGTTGCATCAGTGAACAAAAAAGGTGAGAAAGATTTATTAACAACGCTACTATTCAGCCAAAATGACGCTGTAATTCCAGCGATAGAGGCATTTGATAGCGCTAAAGCTAAAAGTTCTTTAATAGGTACGCTTAAGAATCTCGACTTTCTTGATGATCAGCTGCTCGATAGAATTGAATCTACATTCATAGATGTTGAGACATATATCCCCAGAAGAAACGAGATATTTCAAAATGTACAAAGTGATATCGAGAGTTTTAATAGGCTAGTTGCAGCTATGGAATTCATATCTAAGGTGAGTAAGGTTAGCAAAATCGCTGTTAATACAGAAAGAGAGAAAGACAAAATTATGTCACCTTGGGATGCATATATAAACACTCTGCAAGATTTTATGCAGGACAAGAGCTTTAAATTTGACGAAGATGGTAGATTTAAGTCTTTCAAGAGTGAAAGACCTATAGAAATCGAGCAACTGTCCTCTGGTGAGAAGCAAATTTTTGTAATGCTAACCGATGCTTATCTAGAAAGTGGCGTAGATCATATATTTTTCGCCGACGAACCAGAACTATCTCTTCATTTAGAATGGCAAGAGAAAATATTACCAAGTCTTACTTTTCTGAATAGGAAAGCCCAGTATATAATGGTAACCCACAGCCCTGAGATTGCTGGCCGGTATCCTGATAGTATCTTCGACATGGAGGATATTACGCAGTGACTCTCTCCTACTCTAGAGACGCCTTAAACGTCTTGAAAAAGTTTCACAGAGTCGACGTTGTAATGTATGTTGAAGGAGAAGAAGATAAAATTTTCTGGGATCATTTCTATAGTCACCTTGGCTTTTCATACACTGTCAAATTTAAACCTGCTGGGGGATGTGAGGAAATTAAAAAAATTTCGAGCATCTTATTACATGAGGACGCTAATATAGTCATAATACGAGACAAAGATTATCTTACCTTCTTCCCTGACCCGACTTCTCATGTAAGAGAAATTTATACAGTGGGACATTCAGTAGAAAATACAGTTTACTCACCCGATAACATAGCAAAGTGCATCAAGGTTATGAGTGGCTGTGAAAGTCTACCTAAACAAGAAACTATCGAATGGCTTTATAATTTAGAGACTTCCATTAAAAGACTTCAAATTCTAGAAATAGCCGCGGTTCTTCAAAATACTTCTAGGACCTGCGATAGAACGGACGGCATTGAAGTACTTGGAGATAACCCGTTTAATATTATAGATGCGAAGCCAAATGAGCACATGATATCAGAAGATAGAGTCAATGCAAAAATATCCTCAATTTCTTCGCAATTTTCCTCAGATAGTATGCAAGAAGCTAAAATTATATATAATAGATCAAGAGGAAAACGTTATAGAAGAATAAGAGGCCACTTCATGACAGGAATGGTATATAACTATATAATGCGTTCGATTGAACTAATATCATCTGATACACAAAAACATAAATTTCACATGGGTATCTTATACAAAATATTAGTCGGTTTTTCTGATCTATCAACCATAGAAGGGGATGAGATTAGATATTTTCGCAGAAGAATGCGAGAAGCTTTCGCTAGCCTAGGATTAGTCACATGAATGTGTAAAACTTAGCAATCAAAACAGCCAGGAACAAACTGCGGCTCTAATAGCCCATCTGTAGCCCGGTGATGCTGGTGCCACTGCCAGTAGGGGAGACTAACCAGCAGCGGCGGGATGAAGAGGCCGAGTATTTCGGGCGCATCGATGCTGTGCACCTGGGACTGGCAACCGCGACTGAGGCGGGGCTGGGGCATCTGATTGACGCCCGCTGAATCGAAGGTTTTGGACGCGCCCACCTATTTGAGCGGGCGCGTTCTGCTGTCTCTGCTGCTTGACTTTATATGTATATTCATATAATATAGTGGCATGCCAGAGATCAGCAGCTTCTACGGAATCCGGGTCACGATGTACTACCGCGACCACCAGCCCCCCCATTTCCACGCCGAATACGGCGACGACGAGATCGTCATCGTGATTTCCAACCTGACCACCTATGCGGGCAGCCTCCCCCGCACCGCGCACCGCCTCGTTCTTCAGTGGGCCGCGAAGCATCAGGAAGAGCTGGCCACGCTCTGGAGTCTCGCCCAGGCTCAGCAGCCCCTCGGCAAGATCGCCCCCCTTTCCTGAAGCGCACGGGGCCGCAAGGCCCCACCTCATTCCTCTCTGGCGAAAGGATGAACCATGTACAGACTCACTGATGTCCGCCCAGGCGACGGCCTCACGCTCCATCTGACCTACACCGACGGCGCGACCGTCCATGCCGATGTCGCGGGCCTGCTGGCCGGAGACCCCGGCGTCTTCGCCCCGCTCGCGGCCCGCAGCTTCTTCGAGCAGGTCGCGCTCGGCCCACGCGGGCGCTCGATCACCTGGCCTGGTGAACTCGATCTGGATGCCGACGTGTTCCGCCTGGACGACGGCGACCCGGCCAAGCCGGACGTGTTCCGCACGCTCAGCAGCACGGCCGCCACGCCGCCCGACCCGGTCAGTAGCGCACTGCGTCAGGCGGTCGAGGCCAGCGGCCTGACACAGGCGGAGGTGGCGCGGCGGGCAGACATGAAGCAGCCGAATCTGGCCACACTGCTCGACCCGACGTACCACGGCCACAGCCTCAGCGCGGTGCGCCGGGTGGCTGACGCGCTGGGCCTGCAGGTGCAGGTGACGCTGGTCTCTTCGGAGCAGGCCGCGTCCTGAAGACCAGTCCATATCCTGGCTCCGGGTAGGGGAGAGAGTCTTGAGAAAGTATTACGTATGGGACGTAATTTAATTGCCAGGATTGGGAGTCCGTGCGAAGCTGAAGCATGCGACTGCTGATGCACCCCCATGCCCGCACTGTGACGCTGCTGGTCTTCGCAGCCCTCGCCCTGGCACTCGGACAGCACCATCCGTTTGATCCCTGTTTCGGCTGCATATAGGGTGAGGGCAGATCATGCCCCACTCCACCCTCCCCAAGAACCGCAGCCATACGAAAGAGGACTGTTCTGGCACTGCCGAACAGAACAGTTGCAGCCAGCCCTCCACCGACCGCCTCGCTAGTTATGTCGTGCTCGGTGGCATGTGGTGGATGGAAATGTTCGCGCCCGTGACCAAAGAGCAGTTGGCGTCTCTGCGCCGCTCCAGTCCAGACCGTTCGGATGAACCATCCGAGGACTGAACGCGATCTGCGATTGGCCTACGCCACTTACCGGATGCGTGCAGCACGCGTCGAGGCTACTGTGAAGACAGGAACTTCCTGTGGGATCAGGCGATGACCTCGCGCTGCCCCTCGCCCCAGCGAGAACGGCCCACACAACAGAAAAAAGCCCCCACGCCGCCGAAGCGAACGTGGGGGCTTTCGGATGACGCCATAGTTGATGAGGCTTTAACAACCAGAGTGTGTTTATCCAATAAAATAACTTACAGTGATCATCTGCTTATTCCCCAGGAAAGCGAACAACATGAAAACGTTGATTGTACATCATAATGTAATCACCAGAACGAACAGCACGACCCTGGAATGGAATCTTTTGAGTACCAGGCAGGTAGCGACTAGCTGGAATATCTAATTTGACAATCTGAGTGTATGGTGCCGGACTCACATAAAAATTGGTTTGCGTACCCTCTTGAGTCCAAAAGTAGAGGTTATTATATTGATCGTTAATAATCTGCCCAACCGTCTCGCCTTCATTACCTGTTGCCAAGCGAGGGGGCTGAAACATCTGAGCACTCAAGTTAAATTGTCCAGGATTGCCTGATGTTTTTGAGTAAAGTATGTATTTCCCAGGACGGTCGCTGCCTCCATAAAGTCCATTCGGCGCGCCACGCACATTCTGAAGCTCG
This sequence is a window from Deinococcus sp. KNUC1210. Protein-coding genes within it:
- a CDS encoding AAA family ATPase, producing MKITSIEVSDFWGYRSLQFKLKKDVNLIIGKNGSGKTQLLSLIIAAINVNLDKIKDISFSKLSIKYNKGKQSGILEVSKETLEFERSIKRVNGIRNNSIAKIPIVRYFLDGKSYIIQERDSAYTMGFSIDQETENVSVDHMHDILGRVFKTVFLSVSRRNDDIKVRFNGERFTGQSVRTEAIEQKIGNLLDRLGNNRVRLANLVASVNKKGEKDLLTTLLFSQNDAVIPAIEAFDSAKAKSSLIGTLKNLDFLDDQLLDRIESTFIDVETYIPRRNEIFQNVQSDIESFNRLVAAMEFISKVSKVSKIAVNTEREKDKIMSPWDAYINTLQDFMQDKSFKFDEDGRFKSFKSERPIEIEQLSSGEKQIFVMLTDAYLESGVDHIFFADEPELSLHLEWQEKILPSLTFLNRKAQYIMVTHSPEIAGRYPDSIFDMEDITQ
- a CDS encoding DUF4435 domain-containing protein, whose protein sequence is MYVEGEEDKIFWDHFYSHLGFSYTVKFKPAGGCEEIKKISSILLHEDANIVIIRDKDYLTFFPDPTSHVREIYTVGHSVENTVYSPDNIAKCIKVMSGCESLPKQETIEWLYNLETSIKRLQILEIAAVLQNTSRTCDRTDGIEVLGDNPFNIIDAKPNEHMISEDRVNAKISSISSQFSSDSMQEAKIIYNRSRGKRYRRIRGHFMTGMVYNYIMRSIELISSDTQKHKFHMGILYKILVGFSDLSTIEGDEIRYFRRRMREAFASLGLVT
- a CDS encoding DUF4160 domain-containing protein, encoding MPEISSFYGIRVTMYYRDHQPPHFHAEYGDDEIVIVISNLTTYAGSLPRTAHRLVLQWAAKHQEELATLWSLAQAQQPLGKIAPLS
- a CDS encoding DUF2442 domain-containing protein produces the protein MYRLTDVRPGDGLTLHLTYTDGATVHADVAGLLAGDPGVFAPLAARSFFEQVALGPRGRSITWPGELDLDADVFRLDDGDPAKPDVFRTLSSTAATPPDPVSSALRQAVEASGLTQAEVARRADMKQPNLATLLDPTYHGHSLSAVRRVADALGLQVQVTLVSSEQAAS